The following are encoded together in the Mycteria americana isolate JAX WOST 10 ecotype Jacksonville Zoo and Gardens chromosome 2, USCA_MyAme_1.0, whole genome shotgun sequence genome:
- the RHEB gene encoding GTP-binding protein Rheb isoform X1 — protein sequence MPPSKSRKIAILGYRSVGKSSLTIQFVEGQFVDSYDPTIENTFTKLITVNGQEYHLQLVDTAGQDEYSIFPQTYSIDINGYILVYSVTSIKSFEVIKVIHGKLLDMVGKVQIPIMLVGNKKDLHMERVISYEEGKALAESWNAAFLESSAKENQTAVDVFKRIILEAEKIDGAASQGKSSCSVM from the exons GAAAATCTTCACTGACGATTCAGTTTGTGGAAGGACAGTTTGTTGATTCATATGATCCAACCATAGAGAACA CTTTTACAAAACTGATCACAGTAAATGGCCAAGAATATCATCTTCAGCTGGTTGACACTGCTGGCCAA GATGAATACTCCATATTTCCTCAGACGTACTCCATAGACATCAATGGCTACATTCTTGTTTATTCAGTCACGTCaataaaaag ttttgaagTGATAAAAGTTATCCATGGCAAGTTATTGGATATGGTGGGAAAAGTCCA AATACCCATTATGCTGGTTGGAAATAAAAAAGACCTGCATATGGAACG GGTGATCAGCTATGAAGAagggaaagctttagcagagtccTGGAATGCAGCTTTCTTGGAATCTTCTGCTAAAGAAAATCAG ACTGCCGTTGATGTTTTTAAGAGGATAATTTTGGAGGCAGAAAAAATCGATGGGGCAGCTTCACAAGGGAAGTCTTCATGCTCAGTAATGTAA
- the RHEB gene encoding GTP-binding protein Rheb isoform X2 yields the protein MPPSKSRKIAILGYRSVGKSSLTIQFVEGQFVDSYDPTIENTFTKLITVNGQEYHLQLVDTAGQDEYSIFPQTYSIDINGYILVYSVTSIKRIPIMLVGNKKDLHMERVISYEEGKALAESWNAAFLESSAKENQTAVDVFKRIILEAEKIDGAASQGKSSCSVM from the exons GAAAATCTTCACTGACGATTCAGTTTGTGGAAGGACAGTTTGTTGATTCATATGATCCAACCATAGAGAACA CTTTTACAAAACTGATCACAGTAAATGGCCAAGAATATCATCTTCAGCTGGTTGACACTGCTGGCCAA GATGAATACTCCATATTTCCTCAGACGTACTCCATAGACATCAATGGCTACATTCTTGTTTATTCAGTCACGTCaataaaaag AATACCCATTATGCTGGTTGGAAATAAAAAAGACCTGCATATGGAACG GGTGATCAGCTATGAAGAagggaaagctttagcagagtccTGGAATGCAGCTTTCTTGGAATCTTCTGCTAAAGAAAATCAG ACTGCCGTTGATGTTTTTAAGAGGATAATTTTGGAGGCAGAAAAAATCGATGGGGCAGCTTCACAAGGGAAGTCTTCATGCTCAGTAATGTAA